A region of the Methyloprofundus sedimenti genome:
GCATAAGCTGTGCCGCTAGTGCCGTCATTGGCGTAGATGTAGACTGGGTGCTAGCTAAATCGGTGGCCATATGAAGGTCTTTTAATAATGTTTTGACACGCCATTTAATGGGTGTAAAAATGCCGCTTGCCATTTCAGGAGCTACGATTTGCAGCGGCTTAGAGTCGGCAAAACCACCTGTCAGAGCAGTGGCAATTTTACTGGCATCTACTCCGGATTTTTCTGCTAATGCAATCATTTCCGCAATAACCAGGACATTACAGCTAACAATCATTTGATTGCAAACCTTGGTTATCTGACCGCTGCCAACTTTCCCCATATGAGTGAATTGGCTATATAAAGATTCCAGTACTTCACGAGCAATTTTAACGGACTTTTCATTGCCCCCCGCCATAATGGCAAGGGTGCCATCTGTCGCACCGGCAACGCCTCCAGAGACAGGCGCATCAACCCAATCCATTGCACAGTTTTTATGTAAAAGTTGTGCCAGTTGACGGGTTGTTTCAGGGTGTGTACTAGACAAGTCAATCAGTAATTTATGCTTGGTACCCAATGGGAGTAAGTGCTGCAAAACGATATTTTCTACAATTGGGCTATCTGCAAGGCAGAGCAGGATAATATCAGATTGAGCAACTAGATCAGTAACACTTTTACAGGGTATAGCGCCTGCCTGGATCACTGTATTAAGTTTTTCTGGCGTTCGATTCCAGACATTAACGCGGTAACCTGCCGCTAACAGACGGAGAGACATGGGTTGTCCCATTAATCCTATACCGATAAATCCAAGGCTTTTGTGCGTGTGATTCATAGCGAGAGGCTTATTATTCCTGATCTTTTAATTTCACAGCAGTACCATAGGCAAGTATTTCAGACGCATTCGCCATAATAGCACTGGTTGTAAAGCGTATATTAATAATCGCATCAGCTCCGCGTTTTGTTGCTTCATCAACCATTCTTTGGATAGCGATATCGCGAGCTTCGGCTAGCATTTCAGTGTAACCGACAATTTCCCCGCCAATAATACCCTTCAGGCCAGCCATAAGATCACGCCCAACATGCTTGGATTGCACGACATTACCTGTGACAACGCCGAGGTTTTTTTGAATTGTTTTGCATGGAATTTCAGGAGTAGTAGAGAATTGCATTTTGTTTTTCCTTTTTCAATTTATTGTACAGGTTCTGTTTTTGTTTCCGATAGTTCAGGTACAAACAGGGCAGGATCTACTTTGGTTTTATTTAAATAAACATTCCAGTGTAAATGTGGCCCGGTGACTCGTCCAGTTTCACCTACTTCTCCGAGTTTAGTCCCTTGTTCAACAATTTGTCCTGCTTTGACAGTTATTTTCGACATATGAAAATAACCACTTATCAGTCCTTGTCCATGGTCTAAAAACACAGTATTGCCATTGTAATAATAGCTGCCGGTATTGATGACCATACCAGGAGCCGGTGCGCTAATTGCTGTACCGGTTGATGCAGCAATGTCCAGACCGCTATGAGGGTTTTTGGGCTGGTTATTAAAAAAACGTTTGAGACCGAACGGGCTACTTAAACGTCCCTTGACCGGCAGGCTAAATAATAAGTCTTCAACCGGCTGTTCAGTCCAGGTGTTCAACGCTTTATTGATTGCAGGCCGTTCACTGCTAATACGCTTAAGATCATCAGGATTTGGATTAACCATGCGTTTGTTTTTAATGGTAATGTATTGCGCAGGGTAGTCTTTATCAACGATATCAAAAGCTAGCTCGGTGGTTTTCCCCTCTGTTTTTACCTGGATAGCGTGTTGCCCTGTTTTGCTCGTAAGTGGAATACCAATCACAGCAAACCACCTATGATCATTTTCCAGAATCAAAACGCGTTTATCCTGAAAAAAAACTTCTGGTGCCGGTGTTTCTACAGATCCAAGTTCAATATTAACAATACCACCTGGCACCGCCAGTTGTTTTGGAAGGGCGCTACTCAGCGATATTTGCGGTACCAATAATAATGTTAAGAGCAATTTATTCATGTTTAATTTCCCGTATCTGGCTGTTAATTGAACCTGTTGCCAGGCGTGTATTAAAAGTTTGTCCGACTTTTAGGTGCTGTGTCGATGTGATTAGTTTGCCCTGCTGATCGGTACTTAAAGTATAACCGCGTTGCAGGGTGGCCAGAGGGCTGACGATATTTAGAGTCTGGCTAAGGTGGGCTAGTCTTTCATGTCGTGTATGTAACTTGATTTTAATGTTAGTAAAGAGGCGATTGTTTAGAGCCAGGTATTCACTTTTAAGTCGCTGCACTGTATGCGCCGGGTTATATTGCCATAGTTGTGCATGATGTGTCTTTAGTCTTGCTTTCGCCTGACTTAGCTGGTTTTTCAGTGTATTCGTCAGGCGTAGTTCTAATTCATCGAGCCGTTGTGCTTTGATTTGTAATTGTTTACCGGGATGCTGCAATTGCAGGTTTTTAGTTAGCCAGTCCAGGTGTTGCGCAGTCTGTTGAATGTTATTTTTTATCAATTGAATTAAACGCTGCTCATATGCCTGAAACTGTCCTAACCATTGTTGTCCGTCAGGTGTACAATGCTCTGCCGCCGCCGTTGGTGTGGCTGCGCGTAAATCGGCGACATAATCTGCAATAGTCGTGTCGGTTTCATGGCCTATGCCGCTGATAATCGGAATATGGCTTTTATATATTGCATTTGCGACCATTTCTTCATTAAATGCCCATAAATCCTCTAATGAACCGCCACCACGCGCTAATAGCAGAACATCACATTCTTTACGCTGATTAGCCGTAATGATCGCCTGATTGATTTCGTATTTCGCTTCGTTACCCTGAACCATAACGGGATAAATAATAATCGGAATACTTGGAAATCGGCGGGCAAGTACGGATAAGATGTCGCGTATGGCAGCACCCGATGCCGATGTAATAATTCCAATTGCCGCAGGGATCCGTGGTAATTGCTTTTTGTGATCCGGGGAAAAAAGTCCTTTTGCATCTAGCTTGGCTTTGAGTTGTTCGAAGGCGAGGCGCAACGCGCCATCGCCGGATTCCTGCATCTGATTGATAATTAATTGATAATCTCCACGAGATTCATAGAGGCTAACATTGGCACTAGCCAGAATTTGCAGGCCATTTTCAGGTTTAAATTTAAGCCTCTGTGCCTGGCTTTTAAATAAGGCGCAACGCACCTGAGCGCGTTCATCTTTTAAAGAGAAATAAAGATGACCAGATGACGGGCGACTTAGATTAGAGATTTCACCGCTGATTTGTATAGAAAAGAAGTTTTGTTCCAGCAGAAATTTAACATCTCGATTGAGCCGGGAAACGCTATAAATTGTTTGCATAGTGGGAGTGAAAGAATCCATAGCATTTATTTTGGAGTTTAAAGGTTTAGCAAAAATGTCTGAGAGTAGGTTGTATAGTCTATACTCTTGCTGGTCAATACGTCGCACGGTCGCCATAGCCGCAGATTTTGGCTGGAACAGGAGGCCGAGTCACGGATATGGCTGATTATGTAAAGTAACAGCAAAGTTAAGTGAAGAGTGAAAATTAAGCGTTACAACCTCGTCACAGACTAGACGAAGTTTGTTTAGATTAAAACATGCCCTCCAATTTTCATATAAATAATTAACACATCTCAGAGTATTGTAAAATAAACTTCATTATCTGTATATTGATTGGAGTAAAGATGGGTTGGCTTTATCTTTTGGGAGCGAGTATTGCAGAAATATTTTTTGCATTAAGCCTTAAATATAACGAAGGGTTCACTAAACTGATTCCTTCGATTGTTACAGCAGTGACAGGTGCGGGGAGTTTTGGTTTGTTAATTTTAGCAATTAAAACCTTACCTCTAGGTACGGCTTATGCTATCTGGACCGGGGTTGGTGCAGCAGGAATTGCTATTGCAGGGATTTTTCTGTTTAAAGAATCGGTGGATATTTACCGCCTTTCTTCCATCGCACTTATTATTATTGGTGTAGTAGGTTTAAAAATATTTTCTGGTGAATAATATGCTGCATATTATCAGCATCAGTTCAGGACACGAGGTATTATTTGAACGTATTGCCCGCGGGGATGTCTTGCTTTTTATCGAGAGCGCAGTGCTTTGTTTACATAAAAATTCACAAGCTGCACAGGCAATACTGGCAAATAACCAGCAGTTTGAATTTCATGCTTTGCAAGCTGATTTATTAGCAAGAGGGCTCACTGCAGATAAGATTATATCGGGGATAAATATTGTTGATTATCAAGGTTTTGTTACTTTAACGCTGACACATAAAGTCATTAAAACATGGAGTTAAAGGTGAGCGGCGATAACATACCCACGAACAGTCAGGGTTTTTTGCTGGACATGAGTCTATGGAATGAACAACTGGCAAAGTGTCTTGCTGATATTGAGGGCATAAATTTAACAGATGCGCATTGGGAAATAATATATTTTATTCGCCAGTTTTATCAAGAGTATAAATACTTACCCAATGCCCGTGTTTTTAGTAAAGCTATTAAACAAAAGCTGGGTGAAGAAAAGGCGAATAGCCGTTATTTACTGAAATTATTTCCAGCAGGGCCACTAAAATATTCCTGCAAGATTGCAGGCTTACCCAAACCGCCTAGTTGTTTGTAGCTTGGACGTTTTTAGTGGCTTTATAGCTTCATGACACACCTCATATTTCCAGTGTCAGCTTTTCAATTATTGGAAAATTTAGTTTGTCAATTTACTGCTGCTTAAACCTGTGGATCTGCCGACGCTGTTTTTTGTTGGGACGTTCTGTGACGTCATTGTGCAAAAATTGACGTTCTATTCGTCTCTGAGCCGCATCTTGCTCGCGTTTTAAGCGACTGGCGGCTGTTTCTTCATAAAGAAGGACCGCTTCAGAAGCAGGTCTACGTTGGGCATTGATGGCTACTACTATAATATCCCAGCTTAAATGATCTTTATGGATAATTATATGGCTATCAACTTTTACCTCTTTACCTGGTTTTGTGCGCTGACCGTTTAAGTGTACTTTGCCCCCTGAAACTGCTTCAGCGGCTAGTTTGCGCGTTTTAAAAAAACGCGCAGTCCAGAGCCATTTATCTAAACGAATGGATTCTAACTGAGCCATAAGCGGAATTAACTTTCAGACCAGGCTTTATAACCACCAGCTAAACTCACTGCATTGCTGAAGCCTAGTTTATGCAGGCTTTCTGTTGCTAATGCCGAGCGCCCACCTGACTGGCAGCAAATAATAATTTTAGCTGCGTGTTGGCCAGTAAAAGCAGGGTGGTTATTGATTTGAAACTCAAGTACTCCGCGCGGAATATTGATTGCATTAGGTATTTGGCCTGCGGAAAATTCAGCAGGTTCCCGAACATCTAGAATAAGATGGTCAGATAACGTTTGTCTGGCTTCCGTTACACTGATTTCAGTAATGTTTTGTTTGGCATTTGCAACTAAATCCATTGCTGTTATAGGCATGTTTTTTCTCCGGATCAATCATTTAAAAATATATATTAGCAAGTTATGATATATAAATGCCAGTTTTTTAGTGACTGGCAGGTAATTAAGGTAAATAATAGCTGTTTTTCGTTTTTTTGTGCTGGGGATATTTTGTGAATCTTGAGAAGGTTATTTTCGGTTTTTTCATTGTACTATCATTAACCTTGAATGTAGGTTTTGTCTTAGGTGAGTATAATAATCCTGAGCACCATAGTGTTTATGAGTTATTTGCTGTTGTGGTGGTTAATATGATTGCTACCGGCTTAAAATTGGGCGATCGATCGCAAATTGGAGCGTTACTGCTGGCAACAAGCCTGGTAGCTGATTTTGAATTAATTGCGGCGGCTTTGGAGTGGACTTTTGCTGTGCATGTCATTGGGACAGGGATTACACCTGAAGTTATTACCAGTATCGTTTCTCTAGCCGGAGGCGCATTGGTTGCTAATATAATTTCAGTTGTTATTCTGGTTTCAGAAACCCTGATTTCAAGGATATAACAGTCAGATGTTTATTTAACACTCTATATTCGAGCATAGTCTATGTACACTAGTAATGAGCTAAGCCGTGTTAGTTTTATTGTTATGCGCGAGATGCGCACGCCTTTAATTGCCTTAATAACGGTATATTCGGTTGCTATTTTTGGCATGGTGTCTATACCCGGCCCTGAAATAGATGGAAAAATAGAGTATTTAAGTATTTTTCATGCTTTTTATTTTATGACTTATACCGCAACCACGACCGGGTTCGGTGAAATTCCTTTTGCATTCAGTGATGCACAACGTTTGTGGGCAATAGCATGTCTTTATGTCAGTGTCGTCACCTGGTTTTATGCACTGGGTAGTATTGTACGTTTATTCCAGAATGTATTTTTTAAACGTGCTGTTGATGAATTGCGTTTTGCTTTAAGTGTTAATCGTATCGGAGCACCTTTTTATATTATCTGTGGTTTTGGTGATACCGGCAGTGTGCTGGTAAGAGGTTTGAATGATGCTGGTTTGCATGCCGTTGTTATTGATGAGAGTGCGGAACGTGTAATGGCCTTAAAATTACGTAATTATAAAACCGCTGTGCCGGGTTTATGCGCTGATGCAAGTGTCCCCAGGCATTTACTGGAAGCGGGTGTAACCAGCGAATATTGTAAAGCGGTGGTTGCCATCACCAGTATTGAAGACGTTAACCTTAAAATTTCGGCTGTAGCACGCTTATTGAACCCCGATGTTGGTATTCTTACCATGTCTAAAATGGATGTTTTTGAGGAAACATTGGCGACTTTAGGGGGAGAAGTGCATATTGTTGATCCTTTTAAAACTTTTGCTAAAGTGCTCAATGCCTGTATCAATAATCCTGCGTTTTATGCCTTGAATAATTGGCTTGTTGGTGATAAAGGCGCAAATCTTGAATCGTATGTGCATCCACCTGTTGGCGGCTGGATTATTGCTGGTTATGGGCGAATGGGTATGGAGGCGAATCATGTTTTAACCATGAACGGGATAAAAACGGCTGTAATTGATCCACATTCACGCAAAAAAGAAGAAGAAATTGAAACCTATATTACGGGTAGAGCAAATGCCAAAACATTGAGGAAAGCAGGAATTGATCATGCAGTCGGGTTGTTAGCAGCTGCCGATGATGATGGTCAGAATTTAAGTGTATTATTAAATGCGCGTAGTCTGAATCAGAATTTATTTACTATCGTAAGGCAGAATAGTCATCAAAATGAGCTGGCCTTCGCTAAAGCAGATGCTGATATGATTATGCAGCCAACTTTGGTTACTGCAAGAAAAATCCTGTTATTGTTGATAGCCCCTTTATTAAAACACTTTTTTCGATATTTATTGGCCAGGGAGCCAGGTCGGGATGATGATATTAAACAAGTTATCAGTACGCTAAGGGATAAAATAGGTGATAAAAAACCCTTACTGGTAACCGTTGATTTTACCCGAGAAAAAAGTAGAGCAGTGATTCAGTACTTAGATCAAGGTTTTGATGTGTTGTTGGGTGATATTATTGCCGATCCGCGGAACCCCGAGCAAGAGCTGGAATTAATGCTGTTTGTTATTCAATCTGAAGGGCAAGTAATAGTTTTACCTTCGAATGATCATAAAATCAAAGAAGGCGACCAATTACTTTTTTGTGGCACTGCGTATGCTAAACAAATATTAAAGTCGACTATTAACAATGAGTATACTTTGCATTATTTATGTACGGGTATTCACAAACCATCCAGTTATTTTGCCCAATGGTATGCACGTAGGTTCAATAAAGCGTAGTTTCCGATTTTATCAAGTAGTGTGAGTTGAAAAATTATAATGAGTGAGAATATACGTAAATGCGCCCTGTGTGGACTTGCAGTTGAAATAGAGGGATTTAATGTCCAGACAACTGAGGGCTTAAAGCACTTTTGTTGTGCTGGGTGTGTGTCAGTTTATCGCTTATTAAATGGCGATAAAATCAAAGAATAAATAATGCAGCGCAGATTTCAGCCTTTCTAATGGCAGGTATTCAGAAATATCCTTAAATTGATTCTACTTTATATCCAGATTCCGACCAGGACAAGAAACTGGCGCTGTCTTTTTTCCATTCCGCAAGCACAAAGCGTTGTGCATCTTGTCCGTTTATCTGTAAATCATGTACTGCAGGCCTATGGGTATGGCCATGAATTAAGCGCTTAGTCTGGAATTTTTCCATGACCTTTTGAATGCTTTGCTGATTGACATCCATAATATCCTGAGATTTTTTGCGCTTATGAAAATAACTGCGTAAGCGATACCAGCGGGCATATAACAATCTGAATATCAACGGCCTGGATAAAACATTTTCTTGCCATTCGGTAGCGTGTGATTTGATACGGAATTCCTGATAGGGCAGGTCATCGGTACACAGCAAATCGCCATGCGTCAGTAAAGTACTCGTTCCATAGAGATCAATGACGCTATATTCATCCAGTAAGGTGATCCCTGTTTGTTCACTAAACCGCTTGCCGATCAGAAAGTCACGGTTACCATGTATATAAAAGACGGGTATGCCCTGATTCGTGAGAGCTTTAAGGTGTTTTTTTACCGTGTTGATTGGCGGGCTAAAATCATCATCCCCAATCCAGGTATCAAATAAGTCGCCTAATATATATAAAGCACGAGCTTGAGTGGCACGCGTTGTTAATAGTTCTATAAACTTACGTGTTACTTCAGGGCGTTCAATGGTTAGATGCAAGTCTGAAATAAACAGAGTTTCATTACTCATAGCATAAAAATCTGGCGCAAAAGAAAGAAAAATAAGGAGTGCAATAGCTTTAGGCTAGCTATTGCTAAAAACTAAAACTTTTTACTCTTAATATGTGATGAGTCGGGTTGTTAATCAGTTCTGCGTCTAGATAAGTCAACCCGACTTACAAGCTGTTTCTATTTAATAACTTCAGCTTTTTCAATAATAATATCTGTTTTAGGTACATCTTGATGGCCATTGCGAGTAGCTGTTGGCGCTTTTGCCATTTCATCAACAACATCCATACCTTCAACTACTTTACCGAATACAGTATAACCCCAGCCCTGTGATGTTGGTGCGCTATGGTTTAAGAAGTCATTATCCTTATAGTTAATAAAAAATTGAGAAGATGCAGAGTCTGGAATCCCTGTACGCGCCATGGCGACCGTGCCACGATCATTTTTTAAACCATTATCGGCTTCTATTTTAATCGTATCGTGTGTCGCTTTTTGTTTAAAACTGGTATCAAAACCACCGCCCTGTGCCATAAAGCCTGGAATAACACGATGAAAAACAGTGCCATTGTAAAAGCCTTCATTAACATAGGTAAGAAAGTTTTTTACAGTAATAGGCGCTTTTTCTGGGTTTAGCTCAATAGTGAAATCACCCGCAGTAGTTTGAAATTTGACCCTAGGTTGTGTTTCTGGCATTTTGTTTTCCGTTGAGAAAGAATAGGTTGAAGTAAAGTAGAGCATCAAAAAAATAATTAAAGAACGCATAGTACCCACTATAAAAAGATGTAAATCGTAAATTCTATGTGTTTTTAGCTTGAAAGAGAAGGGTTAATATTGCAAAATTGAATAATTAAACTCATATCAGTGAGTCCTCAGATTGAATTATTCGGAATTACAAAGCCACAAATGTTAAAAATATATAATACCCTGACGCGCAGCAAAGACATTTTTACACCGCGAGTTGAGGGGAAGGTAGGCATGTATGTCTGTGGGATGACAGTGTATGATTACTGTCATATTGGACATGCACGTGTGATGGTCGTGTTTGATATTGTTGCTCGATATTTACGTTATTCAGGTTACGACTTAAGGTATGTGCGTAATGTCACTGATATAGATGATAAAATCATTCAGCGTGCAAATGAAAATAATGAAGAGATTGGCGCCTTAACGCAGCGATTTATTGAAGCAATGCATGCAGATGAGCGTGCATTAGCCGTATTACCACCTGATATGGAGCCCAGAGCGACTAAATCAATGGATGATATTATCCTGATGATTACCGCCTTGTTTGAAAAGGGTCTGGCTTACACAGGGAGCAATGGGGATGTTTTTTATGCAGTGAATAAATTTGCCGGTTATGGTGCTTTATCAGGTAAAAAACTGGATGAATTACAGGCGGGTGAGCGAGTTGAAGTCGATCAGGCAAAAAAAAATCCCTTTGATTTTGTATTATGGAAAAAGGCCAAAGCAGACGAGCCGTACTGGAATTCGCCCTGGGGAAGAGGGCGGCCGGGTTGGCATATAGAATGTTCGGCTATGGCTACGAGATGTCTGGGGCATCATTTTGATATACATGGCGGCGGTATGGATTTACAATTTCCTCATCATGAAAATGAAATTGCCCAATCTGAAGGCGCGACCGGTGAAAAGTTTGTTAATACCTGGATGCATAATGGATTTGTACGTATAAATGAAGAAAAAATGTCCAAATCGCTGGGTAATTTTTTCACAGTCAGAGAAGTGTTAAAGCAATATAGGCCAGAGGTAGTACGTTTTTTTGTAATGTCCAGTCATTACCGTAGTCCACTCAATTATTCTGATGAGCAGCTGGATGATGCGGGAGTTGCATTGACTCGTTTATATACAGCCTTGCGTGGAGTTCCGGCAATAGCAGGAAAAAGCAGTGAATATAGCAAGCGATTTAAACAGGCAATGGACGATGATTTTAATACGCCTGTTGCAGTAGCGGTATTATTTGATATGGCAAGAGAATTGAATAAAGAAAAAAATAATGATGCCGAACTTGCATCCAGGCTAGCCGCTGAATTAAAAGAGCTGTCTAATGTATTGGGCATTTTGCAGGATGATCCGGAAAGTTTTTTGCAGGCTGGAGATACCGTAAAAGAAGGCGGTTTAAGTGAGCAGGAAATTGAACAATTCATTGAGCAGCGCCTACGGGCAAAACAACACAAGAACTGGGCGCTCGCGGATAAAATCCGCGAGGATTTAAAGCAGCAGGGCATAGTCCTGGAAGATGTTGCTGCAGGCACCAACTGGCGTCGTGAATAAATGGCCTTGTTTGTTATTGCAACAAAGTCACTGTAGGGCGCGACTTTAGCCGGCCTATGTTAGTTGTTACTTAGGTTGGCGGACAGAAGCCACGCTCTACCGACAACAAGCTTTTCTAGTAAAACTGTTTTTTATAAAAAACCAAAGTCAATAGAGCTTGAAACTAATCAATTATCAATACTAAGTATAAATGTGACTGAAATAAAAGATAAATCCATCCAGATATACCTTGACGAACTGGCAAGTAAAGCACCGACACCCGGTGGCGGAAGTGCAGCGGCACTGCTAGGCGCGCAATCTGCAGCATTAACCAGTATGGTATGTAATTTAACCATCGGTAAACCAAAATACGCAGAAGTTGAAACGGAAATGCAGGTCTTGTTAAGCAAATCCGAATCCTTGCGTGTAACGTTAACTGCCATGATTAAGGCTGATGTTGATGTTTTTAGTCAATTAATGGCAGCATATGGCCTGGCAAAAGAATCGGACCAGGAAAAAGTAGCTCGTAGCCAGCAAATTCAGACAGTATTGCGTGAGGCAACACAAATTCCCTTAAACTGTGCCAAAGCCTGTGCCGAAGCAATAGTATTAAGTCAGGAAGCGGCAGATAAAGGCAGCTTAAATGTGATTAGTGATGCCGGAGTCGCGGTGATGTCGGCTTATGCCGGGCTAAAAAGTGCAGCTTTGAATGTTTATATTAATGCCGCCAGCCTGAAAGACAGGCCTTTTGCCGAAGAAAAACTAGCAGAATTAGCAGTAATACTCAAAGGCGCAGATATAAAAGCTGAAGAGATCTATCAGCTAGTCAAAAATAAATTGTAAAACCTTAAATAATTATTGACCGACTATAAAAAACAGCTATAATAGTCAGCTCTTTAAGGCATTAATTGCTAGCGTAGTAATTGAACTTATAAGTGTATCGGGGTATAGCGCAGTTTGGTAGCGCGCCTGCTTTGGGAGCAGGATGTCGGGGGTTCGAATCCCTCTACCCCGACCAATACAATGCGCTTGTAGCTCAGCTGGATAGAGCATCGGCCTTCTAAGCCGAGGGTCGCAGGTTCGACTCCTGCCAAGCGTACCATTTCCTTAAAGAACCACACACCATTATGGTGGGCGTAGCTCAGTTGGTAGAGTCCCGGATTGTGATTCCGGTTGTCGTGGGTTCGAGCCCCATCGTCCACCCCAATGATACTTTATAAACAATAACTTACAGGTTTCTTCTTGTAAGTGGTCAATCAAATGTTCTTTGTATATCAATGCCTAAGTTACCATGTAACATACATGGACTAGTTAGTTATTGACGAATAATAATTGTAACTACTCAGCATACTTAAAAATCGCATGAAGTTATAAAGAAAATTCTGGCAGCTTCCCCTCAAATACAAGCAGCATTATCTGAGTTGCATTCGCTTTGTGTATACGACACGTTGATAGATAACTTCTGACGCGGTGAAATATTTCAGTGCCATCGGTACTACGAAAAAAAACGATATTTTTTGATGAACTTTGCTTGTTCGAATCGCATTTTCGGCAGCATTATTGGTAAACAACACACAAACACACTGATGTGTCATAAGGCTCAACACATTCTCCTCATAATTAATAAGCCTTTCCAGTAAGTTTCTAGCCTTAGTGCGTTTAACTCTTCCTCGATTTACTTTTGTAGGCCTATCGAGCGACGGACATTCAATTTCCGCTTTGCCGAGTAATTTTCTCTCTATATTGCACTTTCCATTGCTCAGCTTCTTGGCCCGTCAGTATCCCAGTTGTTTTATTTGACTGCGCCATTCACTTTCTCAAGCAATTGCTTAACATGGTTGATTGCTGAATCAACAGCAATGGAATTTATTTTCAACGGTAAT
Encoded here:
- the cysS gene encoding cysteine--tRNA ligase, producing MLKIYNTLTRSKDIFTPRVEGKVGMYVCGMTVYDYCHIGHARVMVVFDIVARYLRYSGYDLRYVRNVTDIDDKIIQRANENNEEIGALTQRFIEAMHADERALAVLPPDMEPRATKSMDDIILMITALFEKGLAYTGSNGDVFYAVNKFAGYGALSGKKLDELQAGERVEVDQAKKNPFDFVLWKKAKADEPYWNSPWGRGRPGWHIECSAMATRCLGHHFDIHGGGMDLQFPHHENEIAQSEGATGEKFVNTWMHNGFVRINEEKMSKSLGNFFTVREVLKQYRPEVVRFFVMSSHYRSPLNYSDEQLDDAGVALTRLYTALRGVPAIAGKSSEYSKRFKQAMDDDFNTPVAVAVLFDMARELNKEKNNDAELASRLAAELKELSNVLGILQDDPESFLQAGDTVKEGGLSEQEIEQFIEQRLRAKQHKNWALADKIREDLKQQGIVLEDVAAGTNWRRE
- the fchA gene encoding methenyltetrahydrofolate cyclohydrolase, translated to MTEIKDKSIQIYLDELASKAPTPGGGSAAALLGAQSAALTSMVCNLTIGKPKYAEVETEMQVLLSKSESLRVTLTAMIKADVDVFSQLMAAYGLAKESDQEKVARSQQIQTVLREATQIPLNCAKACAEAIVLSQEAADKGSLNVISDAGVAVMSAYAGLKSAALNVYINAASLKDRPFAEEKLAELAVILKGADIKAEEIYQLVKNKL
- the lpxH gene encoding UDP-2,3-diacylglucosamine diphosphatase, yielding MSNETLFISDLHLTIERPEVTRKFIELLTTRATQARALYILGDLFDTWIGDDDFSPPINTVKKHLKALTNQGIPVFYIHGNRDFLIGKRFSEQTGITLLDEYSVIDLYGTSTLLTHGDLLCTDDLPYQEFRIKSHATEWQENVLSRPLIFRLLYARWYRLRSYFHKRKKSQDIMDVNQQSIQKVMEKFQTKRLIHGHTHRPAVHDLQINGQDAQRFVLAEWKKDSASFLSWSESGYKVESI
- a CDS encoding peptidylprolyl isomerase translates to MRSLIIFLMLYFTSTYSFSTENKMPETQPRVKFQTTAGDFTIELNPEKAPITVKNFLTYVNEGFYNGTVFHRVIPGFMAQGGGFDTSFKQKATHDTIKIEADNGLKNDRGTVAMARTGIPDSASSQFFINYKDNDFLNHSAPTSQGWGYTVFGKVVEGMDVVDEMAKAPTATRNGHQDVPKTDIIIEKAEVIK
- a CDS encoding IS66 family transposase → MSNGKCNIERKLLGKAEIECPSLDRPTKVNRGRVKRTKARNLLERLINYEENVLSLMTHQCVCVLFTNNAAENAIRTSKVHQKISFFFVVPMALKYFTASEVIYQRVVYTKRMQLR